The Solanum lycopersicum chromosome 9, SLM_r2.1 genome window below encodes:
- the LOC101245787 gene encoding vacuolar protein sorting-associated protein 55 homolog, with amino-acid sequence MFSSSILLQILACALYSNWWPMLSALMYVVVPMPCLFFGGGSTQFLISRDGGGWMDAAKFLTGASAVGSIAIPIILRHADLIQTGAMFIEFVSFFIFVCTVMCYHRASLDDEW; translated from the exons ATGTTCTCGTCCAGCATTTTGTTACAGATCCTG GCTTGTGCTTTATACAGCAATTGGTGGCCAATGTTATCAG CTCTTATGTACGTTGTGGTTCCCATGCCATGCTTATTCTTTGGTGGTGGATCCACACAGTTCCTAATAAGTCGAGATGGCGGGGG CTGGATGGATGCTGCTAAATTCTTAACAGGGGCATCAGCTGTGGGAAGCATTGCCATTCCCATTATTCTCAGACATGCAGATCTTATCCAGACGGGAGCAATGTTCATCGAATTCGTGTCATTCTTCATATTTGTCTGCACAGTCATGTGTTATCATCGCGCCAGTCTTGATGACGAGTGGTGA